The Accipiter gentilis chromosome 7, bAccGen1.1, whole genome shotgun sequence genome includes a region encoding these proteins:
- the PSMD7 gene encoding 26S proteasome non-ATPase regulatory subunit 7 has protein sequence MPELAVDRVVVHPLVLLSVVDHFNRIGKVGNQKRVVGVLLGSWQKKILDVSNSFAVPFDEDDKDDTVWFLDHDYLENMYGMFKKVNARERIVGWYHTGPKLHKNDIAINELMKRYCPNSVLVIIDVKPKDLGLPTEAYISVEEVHDDGTPTSKTFEHVTSEIGAEEAEEVGVEHLLRDIKDTTVGTLSQRITNQVHGLKGLNSKLLDIRSYLEKVAMGKLPINHQIIYHLQDVFNLLPDVNLQEFVKAFYLKTNDQMVVVYLASLIRSVVALHNLINNKIANRDAEKKEGQEKEESKKERKDEKEKDKEKSDVKKEEKKEKK, from the exons ATGCCGGAGCTGGCGGTGGACCGGGTGGTGGTGCACCCGCTGGTGCTGCTCAGCGTCGTCGATCACTTCAACAG AATAGGAAAAGTTGGAAATCAGAAACGCGTCGTCGGTGTGCTGCTGGGCTCGTGGCAGAAAAAAATACTAGATGTGTCCAACAGTTTTGCAG TACCTTTTGATGAGGATGACAAGGATGATACTGTGTGGTTTCTAGACCATGACTATCTGGAGAACATGTATGGAATGTTTAAGAAGGTCAACG CTAGAGAAAGAATAGTTGGTTGGTACCACACAGGCCCTAAACTGCACAAGAATGACATCGCCATCAATGAACTGATGAAAAGATACTGTCCTAACTCT GTGTTGGTGATTATCGATGTGAAGCCAAAGGACCTGGGACTGCCCACAGAAGCTTATATTTCGGTTGAAGAAGTTCACGAT GATGGCACTCCGACCTCCAAGACATTTGAGCATGTGACTAGTGAGATcggagcagaggaggcagaggaagtGGGTGTTGAACACTTGCTACG AGATATCAAGGATACAACGGTGGGCACTCTGTCCCAGCGGATCACGAATCAGGTCCATGGCTTGAAGGGACTGAACtccaagcttctggacatcaggAGCTACCTAGAGAAAGTAGCCATGGGCAAACTCCCCATCAATCACCAGATCATCTACCACCTTCAGGATGTCTTCAACCTGTTACCAGACGTCAACCTGCAAGAGTTCGTCAAGGCCTTTTATCTGAAGACCAATGACCAGATGGTGGTGGTTTATCTGGCTTCTCTTATCCGTTCCGTGGTTGCCCTGCACAACCTTATTAACAACAAGATTGCCAACAGggatgcagagaagaaagaaggacaggaaaaagaagaaagtaaaaaggagagaaaagatgagaaggagaaagacaaggaaaagagTGATGtcaagaaagaggagaaaaaggagaaaaagtaa